GCGTGCGGTCTTGCGGCGCGCGGACCGGCCGGTGGCCACCACCCCGGTCCCGGCAGGTCCCGCGTCAAAAACGCAGCGTCTGAATATCGACCCGTACCGGTTGGTGGTGCTGCTCGATGGGCAGGAAGTTCATCTAACCCCGACCGAGATGAAAATCTTGTTGATGCTCAGTGAAACCCCCGGTGCGGTGGTGTCGCGTAGCGACATCCTGGCCGAGGTCTGGGGCTACACCTGGGAAGCTGATCACCGTGTCATCGACGTCCACGTACAACGGTTGCGTAGAAAAATCGGTGCCGGCCGGATCGAAACCGTGCGCGGATTCGGTTACCGGCTGCAGGATGAACTCGGATGAGCCTGCGCTGGAAAATCACCGGGATGACCATTTTTTCGGTGCTGCTGACACTGCTGGTTTCGGCCATGTTGGTCCGCCAAATGATCAATCTCAGCGAGGAACAGCGACTGCGTGAGGAAGCCACCACTTCGCTGCAGCAAGCGGTGCGGATTCTGGATGAGACTGGAATTAGCATTCTTGGTGCCAAGGTCAATGATCCGCAGTTACCCGATGAGGCGCGGGACGCTGCCAAGGCGGGCCAGTACATTACCTACCGCGCCCTGATTGATGGGCAGGAAGTGATTTATGCGGCGGCGCCGGTCAGTTTGGGAACCCAGCCGGCGGTCTTCTCGCTCTCGGTGTCCTGGGCCAGTAGCCAGCAGATGCGCCAAAGTGTTGACACTGCCCTGTTGTGGGCCGGGATCACCACCCTTGTTTTGGTGTCATCCATTGGCATTGTGATTGTTTCACGACTGGTCAAGCGACTGACCAAGGGATCCCACGCGGCCCGGGCCATCGCTTCCGGCGAGCGTCGAGTGCTGGTGGAAGACTCGATTGGTAAGCCCTTCGGAGGGCGGGATGAAGTCGATGAGTTCGCCGGGGCCGTTGACGCGATGGCCCGTGAACTCAATGCCAAAATCGCTGCCGAGCAACGATTCTCTGCAGATCTAGCCCATGAGCTACGCACCCCATTGACCGGTTTAGTGACGGCGGCAAGTTTGCTTCCCGACTCCCGCCCCACCCAATTAGTCCAGGATCGGGTGGCCAAGTTGCGGAACCTCGTTGAAGATCTGTTGGAAGTCTCCCGGTTGGAGTCGCGCATCGAGTCGGCCGATTTGGCCACCGTTCAGTTGGATCCTTGTGTTGCCGAGATCATTGGGCATATCCGTGGACGACGCCCGGAACAGTGCGCCGAACTAGAACTTCACTTGAGCGCCGAAGGTAGCGAAGTGCTTGTTGAACCGCGAAGGTTAGAGCGCATCCTAGAGAATCTGATCAGCAATGCGTGGGCCCACGGTGAAGGGCCGATCACGATCAGCACTCGGGGCCGGAGCATCAGCATCCATGATCAGGGCCCGGGATTCCCGAGCAGTGTCTTAGACAATGGTCCGGAACGCTTTGTGTCCAAGGGTGGTGGGATCGGACTGGGCTTGACCATCGCTAGCGGTCAGGCGCAGGCCTTGGGCGCCACGATGAATCTATCCAATGACAACGGCGCGTTGGTTCACCTTGAATTGCAGCCATCGACGGAATCCGAACTTCGCTAGCTGGTTAGTACTCCAAACGCACGAGCGCTGCATCATCGATCTCCACATCGATGATGCAGCGAATCACCGACCACTTACCGCTGCCCTGGTCCCCGCTGTCCAGCAAGGAGGTGGCACGGATCGACGGCCTCACGCCCTCCGAGGCCATCGACCGGCTGGGATCTTCCCGAGCACCAGTGCCAGCTGCTGCGTTCCTTCTGGGCGCGGATTTTCAACGGCTCCCTGGACCGCGCCGACTACAGCCAGGCGCCTCGCTGGTGCGCCGTCGCCAGCGGAGATCTGCACCTTGGGCAGGCGGTGGCTTCGATCACCAGCAACGCCGAGGAAATCAGCGTGGCTACCGGCGCTCTCCCCGATCAAGCGCCAGGCGGCCGAGCGCGGGCAGGCTGGCCGCGGAGCCAAGCTGTGCATCAAGGTCAAGGGGCGGCAACAGCGATTTGTCGCCTTGGGCCTGGAAGATGCCCCGCTGAACTTCGTCCAGGTCGAATACTTCGAGGAAGACACCACAACCCTGGTGTGTTTCGGCCCCGATGCGGTCGCGGTGGATGTCGAGGATCTCGCCGCCGCCCAACGCTACCTGGATCGCTTGGTTCCCGGATTGGAGGTACTGGAGGCCGCCGGGTACAACTGGGTGGACGACCCGTACTCGCAGTCCACCTGGCCCATGCACTACACGAGCGACCTGACCGAGTCGCTGGCCGAGTTGCAGCGCCCGGAGGGCCTCCTTCACCTGGCAGGTTCGGACTTCGCCAATGGCTGGGGCGGGTTCATCGACGGGGCCATCGAAAGCGGACTCGACGCCGCGCGCGCCGTGTCCACGTCGCTACAGGCTCCGGCGGCCGGGCCAGAACTGGCCGCGACGCCTTCGCTGCCGGCGAGCTGATCGGCAGGTGCCTCTGGCCTAGCCGGTTCAGCTTCGGTATCCTGTGGCCAGACCCGGATTCTTCGCTACCCTAGGAGACCCCATGGCCACACCTGATGTGCGTCCCGTCGGAGACCTCCCCCATGAGCTGGGGAAAACCGCCCCGCGGGAATTGCAGCTCGCCGGACTGGACAGCCTGGAAAAGATTTGCCGGTGCACCGAAAAGGAGCTGCTCGCCATTCATGGCGTCGGCCCCAAGGCGATCAGGATCCTGAGCTCCGCCTTGGAGCAGAAGGGCCTGGGGTTCCGCACGGCCTAGCCCGGCACGCCGCAGAGCGCGGTTCCCGCCGGGGCCCGTTGCACGCCCGGCCCGGACTGTGCTGAATGGCAGGGCTATTTTCCGGCCATCGCCACGACTAGGCTCCCAGGAGGCACCCAGGTTTCCGGCGACGGCCAGGGCGCATCTAGTACCTTGCTGATTTGGAAGACGGTGCCGGTACCCGTTACCGAGGCACCATGAAACCGAGCAAAGGGGAAACCGTGGGCATTGTCGGATGGATCGTTTTGGGACTGATCGCCGGGGCTATCGCCAAGGCCATCAAACCGGGAGAGCAGGGAGGCGGATGGCTCGCCACGCTGCTGCTGGGCATCGTCGGCGCCCTGGTGGGCGGCTGGATCGGCTCCGCGGTCTTCGATGTGGGAATCAACCAGTTCTGGTCGCCCTCGACCTGGCTGCTGGCCATCGGCGGTTCGCTCGTGGTTCTGGTCCTTTGGGGGCTACTGACCCGCAAGCGAGCCTAGCGGCCGGCCAACCAAGAGCCATGGCAGTGGATGGCGCCAACGCATCGTCGGCGCCATCCACTGCCATGTTTCCGAGTGGCATCGCAGCAGGTCCGCAGGGCAAGGTTCAGCAGCGCCGCGCACCATCCGGAGGTGAGCAATGGCTAGTCGCGCGGATCCGGTTGCCCACCGCGCTCCAGTCCCTGCGCGGGCTCATCGGACTGCGCCGGCTCGCCGGCGGTGTCGGCTTCTTCGCGGCTATGTTCCTGGACCTTTTCGAGCAGGTTCTGCACCTCGCTGGCCCGGCCCGACCAGTACTCGGGTTCCAGGCCAAAGCCATTGGCTGCTTCCTTCGCCAGATCCGTGAAACCATCACGGTGGTCTTCGAGCGCGTTGTTGAGATCTTCGAACTCGTCGTGGCTGACACTGACATCGATGCGCCTGCGCGGCATTCAAATCACCCTAACTTGTGTGAGGTCACCTGTTTCCGTTTGGCTTCAACCTACGCGTGCAGCGGCACTGTGGCATCTGCCTTGAGGTTTTTTCCAGCAACTCGCTGCCCTTTCCGTCGCGCTCAGGTGGCGCGGGGTTCCAGCGGGCAGGTCATGAGGACGCCAGGTTGCTCCCTGGGACATCGCGCAGCTCATGATCGCGTTGCGCCGACTGGCCGAGGTCATGCTCATTCCATTCCACACTGGCAATGAGGGCAAGCAGGAACTTCGCTGCGGCCCTCCGCTCATCTGCGCTGAGCCCATCGACGGCGGACATCATCCGCTCATGCATCTGCTGCAGAGTCTCGCGCACCTCGGTGTCGCTGTGCCGGGTCGGAACAATGCCCACCGATCTGCGGTCGGCCGGATGCATGATCCGTTCGGCGTATCCATCGCGGCAGAGCCGATCAATCAGCGCTGATACCGAGGCATTGGAGATGCCCAGCTCCTCGGCGAAATCGCGCTGGCGAGGCACCTCGCCCTTGCGGTGCGCCCTCAAGAGGAAGCGCAGGGCGGTCATGTCGGTCTCATTCATGCCCATGGATCCGCGAGTCTGGGCACGCATTTTCCGCTCTGCGTCACGGTAGCGGCGCATGAGGTTCAACAGGTCAACGGCTTCCGGAGCCGATTGGCCCTCACCATACCAATATCCACTGGCCTCATAGCGACTCATGAGAACTCCCTTCCTCGGATACGAGCACAATGCCCAAGAGTCTTGCCGGCCTTCCACTGATTCTTGTGAAATTCCAGCTTGCGTCTCCTGAAAAAAATAATGTAGCCTGTCTAATAGTTAGCCAGTCTACATATATTCTACTACGAAACAGCGAAGAGTGCCGGAGCGCAGGATGAAAGAGCATTTAGCAGTTCCCGCAGATACGAGTACTACGGGCCACGAAGCATGGATCACAAGGATGCAGAACATCGCATCCTTCGGCACCCAGGAGTGCAGAAGCAGAAGCACGGTGCATTCGGCGATCTGCACCATCCAGGGCACGCCTGACAAGCTGATTGCCAATTTGGCCTGCACCGCGACGAGCGAAGAAGATGTCACCGAGCTCATGCAGTATGTCAATGACACCTTGTTGCCGCAGATGGAGCAGCTGCTGGGCATCCAGTTCGAGGTGCGGAACCTGCAGTTCGCGGTGGCCGGCCGGGAAAATCTCCTGACACAACCCGAAGACCTGGACAAGGGCGATGCCTCCACAGATTGGCTGGATGACCCATTCGCCACCCCGACCCTGACCCCCACCCAAGGCTGGCGGCCGGAGACAGGAGGAAAATCCGCGGATTTGAGCATGGCCTAGGCCCGCCAGGGCCAGTGCGGAGCGTTCGGCTCTGCACGCACACAGGGTGATCAACGAGGCTCCGGCCCGTCGAAACCGCACCCCGCGCAGCACCATATTCACTGAGGAATGCAAGAAAGGGAAGTATCTACAATGCCAGGTCGTATTGCCAGAACCCAGACCGCTGTCAGGGTCGCCGATTTTCTCGCCACCCGTGAGGGCAAGTCCCACCTAGCTTCTTTTGGCTGGGCACCGGGCATGCCCATCGTGATGACCCGTCCCAGCGAACCACTGCATGACGTGATGGCGATGGTCTCCGTCCACGGCCGGGCGGCGCTGGTCGCCATGCTCGACCCGCGCAGCGAAGAACTGCGCATGCTGCACATCACCACCCCGCAATCGGCGCTGCGTGTTGTTGCACCTTCCGTCGCGTTCACCACCATCGGCGCGTTCTTCGACCGGGTCGCATCGGCGACCATTGCCGAATTCCGCGTGAAATTCTGGCAGCACACCGCCGTGGCCCACGTGATTCCTTCCTGTCCAGCCATGCACAGTTCCGGCGCCGCCAGCAATAGATACCAGCTGCCATCGCGGCCAGCCTTGGCAACCGCCGGCGTGCAGTAGCCAGCATTGCGCTTCTCCGGCACCATCGCGTGGGCAGCTCCCAGCCATTAAGCGGCGGGAGCTGCCCACCGCTGTCTTGTGCAGAAAAGTCATGTGCAGAAAACTGGCGGCCGCGCCCCGTCCTGCGCAGCGCAGCCGACGTGCGAGGCGCTCACGGCCCCGAGCACTCTCCCCCGAATTACTTTCCCTGGGCAGATTTCATGTGCTGGTAGGCATCGAGCGCCGCCTGCCGCGATTCCTTCAGATCCACCAGCGGTTCAACGGCCAACGGCGCATAGCGCGCCACATAGCTGCCCGAGGGATCGAACTTCTTGGCTTGCAGCTCGGGATTGAACACCCTGAAATAGGGCGCAGCGTCGGCGCCACTGCCAGCCACCCACTGCCAATTGGCGGTATTGCTCGCCAGGTCCGCGTCCACCAAGGTGTCCCAGAACCATTGCTCGCCGACCCTCCAATGCAGCCCCAGATTCTTGACCAGCAAGCTGGCCGTCACCATGCGCACGCGATTATGCATCCAGCCGGTCTGCCACAACTGGGCCATCCCGGCATCCACCAACGCGAATCCGGTGCGGCCCCGCTGCCAGGCCGTGGCCAGGTGCGCCGCCCGGGCCGAATCCCCGGGCCAGGACCAATCAAAATCATCAAACTCCGCCCGCAGGTTTTCGGTGGGCAGTTCCGGGTGATGGTAGTAGAGGTGCCAGCAGAAATCCCGCCATGCCACCTGGCGGCGCAGTCCCAACGCGCCCTCGGCGGCCCCCGGGGCGCGTTGGGCCAACGCACTGAGCTCGTGCCACAGCTGGTGCGCGCTGAGGTGCCCCCATCGCAGCGCTGGCGACAGCGCGGAGGTCCCATCGCGGTCGGGGCGATCATGCAGGTCCTGGTAATCCCGGGCGACCTCGTCGAACACCATATCCAGGCGCTCATGGGCCGCCGCTTCCCCCGGCGTCCATGCTTCGGCCAGGCCGGTGGACCAATCCGGCGAGGTGGGCAGCAAGCCCCAGTTCTCCAGATCTTCGCCGGGCGGCGTCTTTCCCGGCGGCGAGGCCTGCCGCTGCGGCGCGGGCTGGGGTGGGCGGATGTCGGTGGCGCACAACGCCTTATGGAACGCGGTGAACACCTTGTAGCCGGTGCCTGATTGGGTCAGCAGCTCCCACGGTTCGTGCAGCAGGGTCCCGGCATAGCTGTGCGCAGGGATCCCGGCCTCGCCCAAGGTGCTCTTGAGCTCGGTGTCGACGGCACGCTCGGCCTGGCCATAGCGCCGGTTCCAGTGCACCGCAGCCACGGCGCCCTCGGCCACCACCTCCTGGAGGATCTCCACCGTGGCTCCGCGCCGAAGCACCAGCGGAATGCCCAGTTGCTCGAGCGAGGCGCGCAGGCTCGCTAGCGCGTGGTGCAGCCACCAGCGCGCCGCGCCGCCCAGCGGCCTGATCCCGGCAGAATCCTCGTCCAGGATGTACAGACCCACCACCGGACCCGCGTCGCGGGCCGCCAACAGCGCCGGATGGTCTGCGGTGCGCAAGTCATCGCGGAAGAGCACAAGCTGGTAGTCCTGGGGCTGATCATGGCTGCGGCTGGAGTTCATGCAGCCATCGTAGATTAACCGCGGAACCTGCACCGCGAACCTGTATACCAGCAGGGTGCGGTGGTTCCGGCGGCCGCTACTGCTCGACATCGGCACAGGCCAGTTCATAGACTCGTGGGTGAACGCATACTCACCGCCCTGAAAGGAGTTCCGCCCATGAAGGACACCCCAAGGAACAACCGGCTCTCCTGGCTGCTCGTCGTTGGTTCCGGCCTGGTCGTGCTCGTGCTGTCGGTGCTGCGGCTGGCCGACGCTACCGGCTCCCCCTCGACCTCGATAACGGGCTCAATTGTGCAGCTGGTGGTCGGGGCCTTCGTCACTGCGCTGGGGCTATGGCAGTTGCGCGCACCGAAGCAAGAACGCCCCGAAGCAGACCAGCAGTAGCCCCGCACCGAGCTGCCGCAGGGCTGGCGGCAGTGGCATCCGGGACTTCTACGCAATGTCAAATTCTCGCCAGCGATCTGGAATACTGATCCTGTGGCCCATTCTCCCCGCTCAGCACGCGCCCTCAGAGGCACGAGCGCAGCGCTCTTCGCGACGTTCGTTTCCCTGGCCTCGCATATGCTCGCGGGCGGCCCGGTCCCCTCGCTGCTGAACATCGCCCTGCCACTGTCCCTGTCACTGCTTGTGTGCATGCTGCTCAGCGGCAAGCAATTCACCCTGTGGCGCCTGGCCGTCATGGTCGGCTTCAGCCAGCTGCTTTTCCATTTCCTGTTCTCGATGGGCTCAGGCAGCTCCATGGCCGCCGCCAATGGGCCTCACCTGCATCACGGCACGCCGCTGAACCTCGACGTCACCTTCGTGGCGCATCATGCCGCGTCAAGCCACGGCGAGAGCACCATGGTACTCGCCCACCTGGGCGCGGCCTTGGCCACGGTGCTGGTCCTGCACCGCAGCGAACAGGTCTTGATCGGCATCTCGAACATCGTTGATGTTCTCACCTGGAAATTTGTCCTGGCGCTTGTCAACTACGTCTTCCATCCGTTCACGCCACGCGTGGCAGCGGTTGAATCGCGTGACATCCCAGCAGCCACGCTGGCCGTTGATACCACGTCAGTGATCCGCCGCGGCCCGCCCTCGTTCACCACGGCCTAAGACACGGCAGCTCTGGCCCACGGCCAGCAGATCCATTTCCCGACCCCTTTTTACGGGCCTTGCACCCCGTTGTCCCTGGCCTGCCCTGCTTGCGCTTCCGCCCTGTACAGCCCCGGTATCCCGGGCCGTTCCTTTCCCGTGCTGCACCCTGCTTCCAGCGCGCCCGCGATGGGCACCACGCGCCACGCGAAGGCTCCAGCACCCCCGACGTGAAGCACCCTTGCTGCTTCCAGACTTCCTAGGATGATCCGTGAAAAATTCCCTGACCCTACGTATCGCTGCCCTGTGCGCGGCAGCCGCCGTCACACTGAGCGGATGCGCCGCCACTGGCGCTGGCGACTCCAGCACCCCCGCGCAGGGCGCGTCAGCCACCATGAAAGATCCCTGGCTCAAGGCCGTGGACGATGGCATGACCGCCGGCTTCGGCACCATCGTGAACAACGGCGACCACGAGGTCACCGTCACTGCTGTCACCAGCCCGGCCTCCGATGACCTCGAGCTGCACGAAACCGTGGCCAACGAATCCGGGGCCATGGTCATGCGCGAAAAGACCGGTGGTTTCACCATCCCCGCCCACGGCGAGCTCCACCTGGAGCCCGGAGGCAGCCACATCATGCTCATGGACCTGCCCAAGGCACTGGCCCCGGGCAGCGAAGTCAGCATGACGCTGCAGTTCTCTGATCAGAGCACCCTCGAATTCTCCGCTCCGGTCAAGGACTTCGCCGGAGCGAACGAGAATTACCACGGGAGCGAGCACGGCGACCTGGACGATGCCCCGGCAGAAAGCACCCACGATCACTGATGGCACGCAAAGAATCTGACTCCGCCCTGCGCCCGAGCCGCCGCGGGATCTTGTTCGGCGGGGCCGCGGCCGGCCTGGGGGCCGTGGCCACCCTGGGCGTGGAATCGCTGGCCGGGCGCGGCACCACGGCGCAAGCCTCCGAGGAACTCCATGGCCAGGAGGTGATCCCCTTCTACGGTCAGCATCAAGCAGGAATTGCTACCGCGCCCCAGGCCCATGCCGTCTATCTGGCGCTTACGTTGCGCAATGGCGTGGACCGCGAGGGGCTCATGCGCCTGCTTCGGCTGCTCACCGACGATGCGGCCCGGCTGACCCAGGGCGAGGCGGCCCTGGCGGATACCGAACCCGAATTGGCGACGGTGCCGGCCCGCCTGACCGTCACCTTCGGCTTCGGCCCAAAGCTGGTGGAGATGGCCGGTTCCTCTGCCGCGGACATTCAGCCGCTGCCAAAGTTCAGCATCGATCGACTGCAGGAACGCTGGAATGACGGGGATCTGCTGCTGCACCTGGGCTCGGATGACCCCTTCACGCTCGCCCACACCCAGCGCATGCTCTTAAAGGACGCCCGCAGCTTCTGCGAGGTGAAATGGGTGCAAACCGGGTTCCGACGCTCGCGGGGCTCGGAAGCCAGCGGGACGACGATGCGCAACCTGTTCGGACAGGTCGACGGGACCGTGAACCCGGCACCGGCCACCGATGATTTCACGTCCCTGGTGTGGAATGAGGACGGCAGCACCACCATGGTGATCCGCCGCATCCACATGGACGTTGACACCTGGGATGAGGTGGATCGATCCGGCCGGGAATTCAGCGTGGGCCGCACCCTGAGCAACGGCGCACCAACCACCGGAACCAATGAGCATGATGAACCGGATTTCGGCGCCATGACGGCCCTGGGATTCCCGGTCATCGCTGACCAGGCCCACATCCGGCGAGCGCGCTCGGAGAACACCAGCGAGCGGATCTTCCGCCGGGGCTACAACTACGATGAGCAGCCCAGCGGAACGCAGATGTCCGATTCCGGGCTGATTTTCGTGTCCTACCAGAAAAACGTGGAACGCCAATACATTCCGTTGCAGAAGCGGCTGGCCGAACTGGACGCATTGAACCAGTGGACCACGCCCATCGGCTCCGCCGTGTTCCTCATCCCGCCGGGCTGCGCCGAGGGAGGGTTCATCGGTGAAGCTCTCTTCACGCACTAGCGCCCCTCGTCGCTTCTCTTCTGCCAAGGACAACACATGACACTTCTGGACCCCGCACCCCCGGAATCCCCACCGCCTTCCATCCCCGCGCGCCCAGCCAGCAAAGGCTGGTTCAGGCAGCTGCTGCTAAGGCTGCATTTCTATGCAGGCATTTTCATCGGCCCGTTCATCCTCATCGCCGCCGTGAGCGGTGCGCTCTACGCCATCACGCCACAGATCGAGCAGGCGGTCTATGCCGAGGAACTGCGCGCACCCGTTGCCGAGTCCTATCTGCCGCTGGCGGAGCAAGTCGAAGCCGCCAACAACTACATGGGCAGTAGCGAGGCCTTGGTCGCGGTGCGTCCAGCGCCGAACCCCGGGGACACCACCCGGGTGATGTATGCCGACCCGGCACTGGGCGAGAGCGAAACCCGGGCGATCTTCGTGGACCCCGCCACTGCTGACATCCGCGGCGACCTCACCGCCTACGGCACCAGCGGCGCCCTGCCCCTGCGCACCTGGATCGACCAGCTGCACCGCAATCTGCAGCTGGGGGAACCCGGGCGCATGTACAGCGAGCTGGCCGCCTCCTGGATGGGCATCATCGCCCTTGCCGGTTTAGGTCTATGGATTGTGCGGATCAGGCGCACCAAACGCAAAAAAGACCTCCTGCGCCCCAACACCAAGGGCACCGGCTACCGCCGGCTAGCCAGCTGGCATGGATCCTTGGGGATCTGGGTCCTGCTCGGCGCGTTCTTCCTCTCGGCCACCGGGATCACGTGGTCCACCTACGGTGGCGCCAACGTAGGTGAATTGCGCACTGCGTTGAATTGGGGCACCCCCTCGGTGAACACCGATCTCACTGCTTCTGGGGACAGTTCCGCTGACGTGCATGCCCACCATCACGCAGCTGCTGCGGCACCCACCGGGGACTCCGTGAGCCCGGCGGCATTCGACACGATGCTCTCCATCGGCCAGGAAGTCAATGTCAACACCGGACTGGTGGAAATCAAGCCGCCCGCTGCGCAGGGCCAGGCCTGGGTGGTCCAGGAAATCCAGCACTCCTACCCCACCGAGGTCGATGCCGTGTCCATCAACGGCCAGACGCTTCAGGTCGTGGACCGGGTCGATTTCAAGGACTTCAGCCTGGCCGCGAAGCTCTCCCGCTGGGGCATCGACATCCACATGGGCTCAATGTTCGGGTTGCCCAACCAGATCCTGCTGTTCCTTGTGGCCTCCACCATCGCCGCCATGGTGGTACTGGGGTATGCGATGTGGTGGAAACGCCGACCCACGAAAAACCCGACTCGGCGCATGGGCAAGGCTCCAGCCCGGGGCGGCCTGTTGCGGGCCCCGTGGTGGGCGGCCCTTCCGGTTCTGGCCGCAGCGGTCCTCGTGGGCCTGTTCTTGCCGCTGATGGGGGCAAGCCTCGCGCTGTTCATGCTCATCGATGTGATTGTTGGCTGGGTTCAGCGATCGCGTTCCCGGACGGCGGCGACCCGCTAGCCAAAGGATCGCGCACATCGTATTCGATATTGATGGTGGTCGTGCGCTACGGCGCGACTACTCACCGGCCGCGGCGGTGCCCGCCTGACTGCGGAAGGGCAGCCCGGTGCTGTGGCGCTTCAGACAAGCACCACAGCACCGTGGCAGCCGCTGCATGCACTGGATCCCCGGTATCCCGCAATGCTTACTGGGATGGAATACCAAATGCATTTGCTGACGTATTCTGCGAATGGGCCCAATCGGACGGCCTCATTGATTCATCTGGGTGCCTGAATCATCCCGGGTTTGATGCCGCTGTCTTTCT
The nucleotide sequence above comes from Glutamicibacter sp. B1. Encoded proteins:
- a CDS encoding sensor histidine kinase, whose protein sequence is MSLRWKITGMTIFSVLLTLLVSAMLVRQMINLSEEQRLREEATTSLQQAVRILDETGISILGAKVNDPQLPDEARDAAKAGQYITYRALIDGQEVIYAAAPVSLGTQPAVFSLSVSWASSQQMRQSVDTALLWAGITTLVLVSSIGIVIVSRLVKRLTKGSHAARAIASGERRVLVEDSIGKPFGGRDEVDEFAGAVDAMARELNAKIAAEQRFSADLAHELRTPLTGLVTAASLLPDSRPTQLVQDRVAKLRNLVEDLLEVSRLESRIESADLATVQLDPCVAEIIGHIRGRRPEQCAELELHLSAEGSEVLVEPRRLERILENLISNAWAHGEGPITISTRGRSISIHDQGPGFPSSVLDNGPERFVSKGGGIGLGLTIASGQAQALGATMNLSNDNGALVHLELQPSTESELR
- a CDS encoding FAD-dependent oxidoreductase, with product MGRRWLRSPATPRKSAWLPALSPIKRQAAERGQAGRGAKLCIKVKGRQQRFVALGLEDAPLNFVQVEYFEEDTTTLVCFGPDAVAVDVEDLAAAQRYLDRLVPGLEVLEAAGYNWVDDPYSQSTWPMHYTSDLTESLAELQRPEGLLHLAGSDFANGWGGFIDGAIESGLDAARAVSTSLQAPAAGPELAATPSLPAS
- a CDS encoding GlsB/YeaQ/YmgE family stress response membrane protein translates to MGIVGWIVLGLIAGAIAKAIKPGEQGGGWLATLLLGIVGALVGGWIGSAVFDVGINQFWSPSTWLLAIGGSLVVLVLWGLLTRKRA
- a CDS encoding MarR family winged helix-turn-helix transcriptional regulator, giving the protein MSRYEASGYWYGEGQSAPEAVDLLNLMRRYRDAERKMRAQTRGSMGMNETDMTALRFLLRAHRKGEVPRQRDFAEELGISNASVSALIDRLCRDGYAERIMHPADRRSVGIVPTRHSDTEVRETLQQMHERMMSAVDGLSADERRAAAKFLLALIASVEWNEHDLGQSAQRDHELRDVPGSNLASS
- a CDS encoding cryptochrome/photolyase family protein; protein product: MNSSRSHDQPQDYQLVLFRDDLRTADHPALLAARDAGPVVGLYILDEDSAGIRPLGGAARWWLHHALASLRASLEQLGIPLVLRRGATVEILQEVVAEGAVAAVHWNRRYGQAERAVDTELKSTLGEAGIPAHSYAGTLLHEPWELLTQSGTGYKVFTAFHKALCATDIRPPQPAPQRQASPPGKTPPGEDLENWGLLPTSPDWSTGLAEAWTPGEAAAHERLDMVFDEVARDYQDLHDRPDRDGTSALSPALRWGHLSAHQLWHELSALAQRAPGAAEGALGLRRQVAWRDFCWHLYYHHPELPTENLRAEFDDFDWSWPGDSARAAHLATAWQRGRTGFALVDAGMAQLWQTGWMHNRVRMVTASLLVKNLGLHWRVGEQWFWDTLVDADLASNTANWQWVAGSGADAAPYFRVFNPELQAKKFDPSGSYVARYAPLAVEPLVDLKESRQAALDAYQHMKSAQGK
- a CDS encoding copper chaperone PCu(A)C → MKNSLTLRIAALCAAAAVTLSGCAATGAGDSSTPAQGASATMKDPWLKAVDDGMTAGFGTIVNNGDHEVTVTAVTSPASDDLELHETVANESGAMVMREKTGGFTIPAHGELHLEPGGSHIMLMDLPKALAPGSEVSMTLQFSDQSTLEFSAPVKDFAGANENYHGSEHGDLDDAPAESTHDH
- a CDS encoding Dyp-type peroxidase; this translates as MARKESDSALRPSRRGILFGGAAAGLGAVATLGVESLAGRGTTAQASEELHGQEVIPFYGQHQAGIATAPQAHAVYLALTLRNGVDREGLMRLLRLLTDDAARLTQGEAALADTEPELATVPARLTVTFGFGPKLVEMAGSSAADIQPLPKFSIDRLQERWNDGDLLLHLGSDDPFTLAHTQRMLLKDARSFCEVKWVQTGFRRSRGSEASGTTMRNLFGQVDGTVNPAPATDDFTSLVWNEDGSTTMVIRRIHMDVDTWDEVDRSGREFSVGRTLSNGAPTTGTNEHDEPDFGAMTALGFPVIADQAHIRRARSENTSERIFRRGYNYDEQPSGTQMSDSGLIFVSYQKNVERQYIPLQKRLAELDALNQWTTPIGSAVFLIPPGCAEGGFIGEALFTH
- a CDS encoding PepSY-associated TM helix domain-containing protein encodes the protein MTLLDPAPPESPPPSIPARPASKGWFRQLLLRLHFYAGIFIGPFILIAAVSGALYAITPQIEQAVYAEELRAPVAESYLPLAEQVEAANNYMGSSEALVAVRPAPNPGDTTRVMYADPALGESETRAIFVDPATADIRGDLTAYGTSGALPLRTWIDQLHRNLQLGEPGRMYSELAASWMGIIALAGLGLWIVRIRRTKRKKDLLRPNTKGTGYRRLASWHGSLGIWVLLGAFFLSATGITWSTYGGANVGELRTALNWGTPSVNTDLTASGDSSADVHAHHHAAAAAPTGDSVSPAAFDTMLSIGQEVNVNTGLVEIKPPAAQGQAWVVQEIQHSYPTEVDAVSINGQTLQVVDRVDFKDFSLAAKLSRWGIDIHMGSMFGLPNQILLFLVASTIAAMVVLGYAMWWKRRPTKNPTRRMGKAPARGGLLRAPWWAALPVLAAAVLVGLFLPLMGASLALFMLIDVIVGWVQRSRSRTAATR